In one Lolium rigidum isolate FL_2022 chromosome 3, APGP_CSIRO_Lrig_0.1, whole genome shotgun sequence genomic region, the following are encoded:
- the LOC124699364 gene encoding T-complex protein 1 subunit delta-like has protein sequence MAAAVAATPFRKTETYTDTKRRDDVRGANIAASCAVADAVRTSLGPRGMDKMISSGDNNVTITNDGATIVSLMALLQPAARMLADVSRSQDAAAGDGTTSVVVLAGSLLRRAQCLIAAGAHPTAVADSLHRLAARAVQVLQGMAIPVELSDRDSLVKSASTALNSKVVSQYSTLLAPLAVDAALSVVDPAHPELLDLRGIRIIKKLGGTVDDTELVRGLIFDKKASHAAGGPSRIENAKIAVIQFQVSPPKTDIEQSVIVSDYAQMDRILREERNYILGMVKKIKASGCNVLLIQKSILRDAVTDLSLHYLAKAKILVVKDVERDEVEFVTKTLNCLPIANIEHFREDKFGHADLVEEVSVGDGKIVKITGIKDMGRTATVLVRGSNQLVIDEADRSLHDALCVIRCLVNKRFLIAGGGAPEIEMSMQLAAWAKELHGMESYCIKEFADALEVIPYTLAENAGLSPITVVTELRNRHAKGEKNTGINVRKGQITNILEENVVQPLLVSTSAITLACECVRMILKIDDIVTVR, from the coding sequence atggccgccgccgtcgccgccacgccgTTCCGCAAGACGGAGACCTACACCGACACTAAGCGCCGCGACGACGTCCGCGGCGCCAAcatcgccgcctcctgcgccgttGCCGACGCGGTGCGCACCTCCCTCGGGCCGCGCGGCATGGACAAGATGATCTCCTCCGGGGACAACAACGTCACCATCACCAACGACGGCGCCACCATCGTCTCCCTCATGGCCCTTCTCCAGCCCGCCGCCCGAATGCTCGCCGACGTGTCCCGCTCccaggacgccgccgccggcgacggcacCACcagcgtcgtcgtcctcgccggatcCTTGCTTCGCCGCGCGCAGTGCCTCATCGCCGCCGGCGCGCACCCCACGGCCGTCGCCGACTCCCTCCAccgcctcgccgcccgcgccgtccAGGTCCTCCAAGGCATGGCCATCCCCGTCGAGCTCTCCGACCGGGACTCCCTCGTCAAATCTGCATCCACGGCACTCAACTCCAAGGTCGTCTCCCAGTACTCCACCCTCCTCGCCCCCCTCGCTGTCGACGCTGCGCTCTCTGTGGTTGATCCCGCCCACCCAGAGCTCCTAGATCTCCGCGGCATCCGCATTATCAAGAAGCTTGGCGGCACCGTCGATGATACTGAGCTTGTCCGGGGCCTCATCTTTGACAAGAAGGCTAGCCATGCTGCAGGGGGGCCATCTCGGATCGAGAACGCCAAGATCGCTGTCATACAGTTTCAGGTGTCTCCGCCCAAGACCGACATTGAGCAGAGCGTCATCGTGTCAGACTATGCCCAGATGGACCGCATCCTCCGCGAGGAGCGCAACTACATCCTGGGGATGGTCAAGAAGATTAAGGCGTCTGGATGCAACGTGCTCCTCATTCAGAAGAGCATCTTGCGCGATGCCGTCACCGATCTGTCTCTACACTATCTCGCGAAGGCCAAGATTCTGGTGGTGAAGGATGTGGAGAGGGATGAGGTTGAGTTCGTCACCAAGACTCTCAACTGCCTGCCGATCGCCAACATCGAGCATTTCCGTGAGGATAAATTTGGGCACGCCgatcttgttgaggaggtgtctgTCGGCGACGGCAAGATTGTGAAGATCACCGGTATCAAGGACATGGGGAGGACTGCCACCGTGCTTGTCCGTGGGTCCAACCAGCTGGTTATCGATGAAGCCGACCGCAGTCTCCATGATGCTCTATGTGTCATCAGATGCTTGGTGAACAAGAGGTTCCTCATCGCTGGTGGCGGTGCGCCTGAGATAGAGATGTCAATGCAGCTGGCTGCTTGGGCAAAGGAGCTCCATGGGATGGAGAGTTACTGCATCAAGGAGTTTGCTGATGCGCTCGAGGTAATCCCCTACACCCTGGCAGAGAATGCGGGGCTCAGTCCGATCACTGTTGTTACCGAGCTAAGGAACCGTCATGCCAAGGGTGAGAAGAACACCGGCATCAATGTGAGGAAAGGCCAGATCACAAACATCCTGGAGGAGAATGTCGTGCAGCCGTTGCTGGTCAGCACCAGCGCCATCACGCTGGCGTGTGAGTGTgttagaatgatcttgaagattgATGATATTGTGACTGTAAGGTAA